ATTAAGGCCCGGATAGTAGCGATCGGCTGCCAGGCAGAGAAAGCTGCCCGTTGCTAAACCTGCCAGGGCAGCAAAAAAAATGATCATAAAGATGCTCTCTGGTTGATAACGGAAATTCCATCCTAAAGAGAACAGTTAACGCTGTCTTTTGGCATCGGTGATAACGGGAAGAGAGGCAGTAAAGAAAGTTAGCGGGTTGCGCGTTTGCCAGTCAGGGCCAGGGCTGGCTTCCACTTTTTTGCCCTGGCACCGCCTGATGGGTTGCTATCTGAACAAATTCCCGTATAATGCGCGGGCCTGCTGATATTGCGGGTGCGATTCGAGCAGAATCGCAGGCTGGTCGGATATCGCCCCGCCTGACAATACTCCCGATTGGGGAGTTATATGCTTAACGATTACACTCCCCCATCAATCGTAATGGGTGCGAGGAGTAATTCTTTTCGTTTATAAAATAATTGGAGCTCTGGTCTCATGCAGAACCAAAGAATCCGTATCCGTCTTAAAGCGTTTGATCATCGCCTGATCGATCAATCAACCGCGGAAATCGTTGAGACCGCCAAGCGCACTGGTGCGCAGGTGCGTGGTCCCATCCCGCTGCCGACCCGCAAAGAGCGCTTTACCGTTCTGATTTCTCCGCACGTTAACAAAGACGCGCGCGATCAGTACGAAATCCGCACTCACAAGCGTCTGGTTGACATCGTTGAGCCAACTGAAAAAACCGTTGATGCTCTGATGCGTCTGGATCTGGCTGCCGGTGTAGACGTGCAGATCAGCCTGGGTTAATCAGGTCATCGAGCGATTGAGAGGTTGAAACAATGATTGGTTTAGTCGGTAAAAAAGTGGGTATGACCCGCATCTTCACTGAAGACGGCGTATCTATCCCTGTAACCGTAATCGAAGTTGAAGCAAACCGTGTTACTCAGGTTAAAGGTCTGGACAGCGACGGCTACCGCGCAATCCAGGTAACCACCGGTACGAAAAAAGCGAACCGCGTGACCAAACCTGAAGCAGGTCATTTTGCTAAAGCTGGCGTAGAAGCTGGCCGTGGTCTGTGGGAATTCCGCACCGCTGAAGGTGAAGAATATACCGTAGGTCAGGACATCAGCGTTGAAATTTTCGCTGACGTTAAAAAAGTTGACGTGACTGGTACGTCCAAAGGTAAAGGTTTTGCCGGTACTGTTAAGCGCTGGAACTTCCGTACTCAGGATGCTACTCACGGTAACTCCTTGTCTCACCGCGTTCCGGGTTCTATCGGTCAGAACCAGACTCCGGGCAAAGTGTTCAAAGGCAAAAAAATGGCAGGTCAGCTGGGTAATGAGCGCGTAACCGTTCAGAGCCTGGACGTAGTACGTGTTGACGCTGAGCGCAACCTGCTGCTGGTGAAAGGTGCTGTCCCGGGTGCAACCGGTAGCGACCTGATCGTTAAACCAGCTGTTAAGGCGTGAGGGGGCGAGGAATGGAATTAGTAATGAAAGACGCGCAAAGCGCGCTGACTGTTTCCGAAACTACCTTCGGTCGTGATTTCAACGAAGCGCTGGTACATCAGGTTGTTGTTGCTTACGCAGCTGGTGCACGTCAGGGCACTCGTGCTCAGAAAACCCGTGCTGAAGTCACTGGTTCTGGTAAGAAACCGTGGCGCCAGAAAGGCACCGGCCGTGCGCGTTCAGGTTCTGTTAAGAGCCCGATCTGGCGTTCAGGTGGCGTGACCTTCGCTGCTAAGCCGCAGGACCACAGTCAAAAAGTTAACAAAAAGATGTACCGCGGCGCGCTGAAAAGCATTCTGTCCGAACTGGTACGTCAAGAACGTCTGATCGTTGTCGAGAAGTTCTCTGTAGAAGCACCGAAAACCAAGCTGCTGGTACAGAAACTGAAAGATATGGCGCTGGAAGACGTGCTGATCATCACCGGTGAACTGGATGAAAATCTGTTCCTGGCCGCTCGTAACCTGTACAAGGTTGACGTGCGTGATGCAGCGGGTATCGATCCGGTTAGCCTGATCGCCTTCGACAAAGTCGTTATGACTGCTGACGCAGTTAAGCAAGTTGAGGAGATGCTGGCATGATCCGTGAAGAACGTCTGCTGAAAGTGCTGCGCGCGCCGCACGTTTCTGAAAAAGCGTCTACTGCGATGGAAAAAACCAACACCATCGTTCTCAAAGTTGCGAAAGACGCGTCCAAAGCAGAAATCAAAGCCGCTGTGCAGAAACTTTTCGAAGTTGAAGTCGAAGACGTAAACACCCTGATCGTTAAGGGTAAAGTTAAGCGTCATGGACAGCGTATTGGTCGTCGTAGCGACTGGAAGAAAGCTTACGTCACCCTGAAAGAAGGCCAGAATCTGGACTTCGTCGGCGGCGCAGAGTAAGTCGGAGGAGAAGAACAATGGCAATTGTTAAATGTAAACCGACATCTCCGGGTCGTCGCCACGTAGTTAAAGTGGTGAACCCAGAGCTGCACAAGGGCAAACCATTTGCTCCGCTGCTGGAAAAAAACAGCAAATCCGGTGGCCGTAACAACAATGGCCGCATCACTACCCGTCACATCGGTGGTGGTCATAAGCAGGCTTACCGTCTGGTTGACTTCAAACGCAACAAAGATGGTATCCCGGCTGTTGTTGAACGTCTTGAGTACGATCCGAACCGTTCCGCGAACATCGCGCTGGTTCTGTACAAAGACGGCGAGCGCCGTTATATCCTGGCCCCGAAAGGCCTGAAAGCTGGCGACCAGATTCAGTCTGGCGTTGATGCTGCGATCAAAGCAGGTAACGCCCTGCCGATGCGTAACATCCCAGTTGGTTCCACCGTGCATAACGTAGAAATGAAACCAGGCAAAGGCGGTCAGATTGCTCGCTCTGCTGGTGCTTACGTGCAGATCGTTGCGCGTGAAGGTTCTTACGTGACCCTGCGTCTGCGTTCAGGCGAAATGCGTAAAGTCGAAGCTGACTGCCGCGCAACCCTGGGCGAAGTTGGTAACGCTGAGCATATGCTGCGCGTTCTGGGTAAAGCAGGTGCTGCCCGCTGGCGTGGTGTTCGTCCGACCGTTCGCGGTACTGCGATGAACCCAGTAGATCACCCGCACGGTGGTGGTGAAGGTCGTAACTTTGGTAAGCACCCGGTAACCCCGTGGGGCGTACAGACCAAAGGTAAGAAGACCCGTAGCAACAAGCGTACCGATAAATTTATCGTACGTCGCCGTAGCAAATAATATTAGAGGATAAGCCATGCCACGTTCTCTCAAGAAAGGTCCTTTTATTGACCTGCACTTGCTGAAGAAGGTAGAGAAAGCGGTGGAAAGCGGTGACAAGAAGCCCCTGCGCACTTGGTCCCGTCGTTCAACGATCTTTCCAAATATGATCGGTTTGACCATCGCTGTCCATAATGGTCGTCAGCACGTACCTGTCTTTGTTTCCGACGAAATGGTTGGTCACAAGCTGGGTGAATTCGCGCCGACTCGTACTTATCGCGGTCACGCGGCTGATAAAAAAGCCAAGAAACGCTAAGGCAGGAGGAAGAGATGGAAACTATTGCTCAACATCGCCACGCTCGTTCTTCTGCTCAAAAGGTTCGCCTGGTGGCTGACCTGATTCGCGGTAAGAAAGTGTCGCAGGCTCTGGACATCCTGACCTACACCAACAAAAAAGCTGCTGTACTGGTCAAGAAGGTCCTGGAATCTGCCATTGCTAACGCCGAACACAACGATGGCGCTGACATCGACGATCTGAAAGTCGCGAAAATCTTCGTCGACGAAGGCCCAAGCATGAAGCGCATTATGCCGCGTGCGAAAGGTCGTGCAGATCGCATCCTGAAGCGCACCAGCCACATTACTGTGGTTGTGTCCGATCGCTGAGACTCTGGAGACTAGCAATGGGTCAGAAAGTACATCCTAATGGTATTCGACTGGGTATTGTTAAACCCTGGAACTCTACCTGGTTCGCTAATACCAAAGAATTCGCTGACAACCTGGACAGCGATTTTAAAGTGCGTCAGTTCCTGACTAAAGAACTGGCTAAAGCGTCTGTATCGCGCATCGTTATCGAACGTCCGGCGAAAAGCATTCGTGTGACCATTCACACCGCTCGTCCTGGTATCGTTATCGGTAAGAAAGGCGAAGACGTAGAAAAACTGCGTACGGTCGTAGCGAATATCGCTGGCGTACCGGCACAGATCAATATCGCTGAAGTCCGTAAACCGGAACTGGACGCGAAATTGGTTGCTGACAGCATCACTTCTCAGCTGGAACGTCGCGTTATGTTCCGTCGTGCGATGAAGCGTGCTGTACAGAACGCAATGCGTCTGGGCGCGAAAGGTATCAAAGTTGAAGTTAGTGGCCGTCTGGGCGGCGCAGAAATCGCACGTACCGAATGGTACCGCGAAGGTCGCGTGCCGTTGCACACTCTGCGTGCTGACATTGACTACAACACCTCAGAAGCGCACACCACTTATGGTGTAATCGGCGTTAAGGTATGGATCTTCAAAGGTGAGATCCTGGGTGGTATGGCTGCTGTTGAACAACCGGAAAAACCGGCTGCTCAACCGAAAAAGCAGCAGCGTAAAGGCCGTAAGTAAGGAGAGTCGCTGATGTTACAACCAAAGCGTACAAAATTCCGTAAAGTGCACAAAGGCCGCAACCGTGGTCTGGCTGCCGGTACGGATGTGAGCTTCGGTACTTTCGGTCTGAAAGCTGTTGGCCGTGGTCGTCTGACTGCTCGTCAGATCGAAGCAGCACGTCGTGCTATGACCCGTGCAGTTAAGCGTCAAGGTAAGATCTGGATCCGTGTATTCCCGGACAAACCGATCACCGAGAAGCCGCTGGAAGTGCGTATGGGTAAAGGTAAAGGTAACGTGGAGTATTGGGTTGCCTTAATCCAGCCGGGTAAAGTCCTGTATGAAATGGACGGTGTACCGGAGGAGCTGGCCCGTGAAGCATTCAAGCTGGCAGCAGCAAAACTGCCTATCAAAACCACCTTTGTTACTAAGACGGTGATGTAATGAAAGCAAAAGAGCTGCGTGAAAAAAGCATTGAAGAGCTGAACACTGAGCTGCTGAACCTGCTGCGTGAACAGTTTAACCTGCGCATGCAGGCAGCATCTGGCCAGCTGCAGCAGACCCATCTGCTGAAAAATGTGCGCCGTGATGTTGCACGCGTTAAAACTTTACTGAATGAGAAGGCGGGTGCGTAATGACCGATAAAATTCGTACTCTGCAAGGTCGTGTTGTTAGTGATAAAATGCAGAAATCTGCAGTTGTTGCTATCGAACGTTTCGTGAAACACCCGATCTACGGTAAATTCATTAAGCGTACGACTAAGCTGCACATCCATGACGAGAACAACGAATGCGGTATCGGCGACGTGGTGGAAATCCGCGAATGCCGTCCGCTTTCCAAGACTAAGTCCTGGACGCTGGTTCGCGTTGTAGAGAAAGCGGTTCTGTAATAGAATTCCCTTTCTTAAAAAATAAGATAAACGGCTCGAAAGAGCCGTTTATTTTTTCTACCCATCTGAGAGAACCGGTGTTATAATGCCGCGCCCTCAATTATGGGGCTTTCTAACGACCTGCAGTTTGGGTCCCGAAGTAGTAGTTGACATTAGCGGAGCACTAAAATGATCCAAGAACAGACTATGCTGAACGTCGCCGACAACTCCGGTGCACGTCGCGTAATGTGTATCAAGGTTCTGGGTGGCTCGCACCGTCGCTACGCAGGCGTAGGCGACATCATCAAAGTTACCATCAAGGAAGCAATTCCGCGTGGTAAAGTGAAAAAAGGTGATGTGCTTAAGGCGGTAGTGGTGCGCACCAGGAAGGGTGTTCGTCGCCCTGACGGTTCTGTCATTCGCTTCGATGGTAATGCATGCGTTATTCTGAACAATAACAGCGAGCAGCCAATCGGAACGCGTATTTTTGGGCCGGTAACTCGTGAACTTCGTAATGAAAAGTTCATGAAAATTATCTCCCTGGCACCAGAAGTACTCTAAGGAGCGAAGAATGGCAGCGAAAATCCGTCGTAATGACGAAGTTATCGTGCTGACCGGTAAAGATAAAGGTAAGCGCGGTAAAGTAAAAAATGTCCTGTCTTCTGGCAAGGTCATTGTTGAAGGTATCAACCTGGTGAAAAAACATCAGAAGCCGGTTCCGGCTCTGAATCAACCAGGTGGCATCGTTGAAAAAGAAGCTGCAATTCAGGTTTCTAACGTTGCAATCTTCAATGCGGCTACCGGTAAGGCTGACCGTGTAGGCTTTAGATTCGAAGACGGCAAAAAAGTCCGTTTCTTCAAGTCTAACAGCGAAACTATCAAGTAATTTGGAGTAGTACGATGGCGAAACTGCATGATTACTACAAAGACGAAGTAGTTAAAAAACTCATGACTGAGTTTGGCTACAATTCTGTCATGCAAGTCCCTCGGGTCGAGAAGATCACCCTGAATATGGGTGTTGGTGAAGCGATCGCTGACAAAAAGCTGCTGGATAACGCAGTAGCAGACCTGGCAGCAATCTCCGGTCAAAAACCGCTGGTCACCAAAGCACGCAAATCAGTTGCAGGCTTCAAAATCCGTCAGGGCTATCCGATCGGCTGTAAAGTAACCCTGCGTGGCGAACGCATGTGGGAGTTCTTTGAGCGTCTGGTCACTATTGCTGTACCGCGTATTCGTGACTTCCGCGGCCTGTCCGCTAAGTCTTTCGATGGTCGTGGTAACTACAGCATGGGCGTCCGTGAGCAGATCATCTTCCCAGAAATCGACTATGACAAAGTCGATCGCGTTCGTGGTTTGGATATCACCATTACCACTACTGCGAAATCTGATGATGAAGGCCGTGCTCTGCTGGCTGCCTTTGACTTCCCGTTCCGCAAGTAAGGTGGGGTTACTTAATGGCTAAGCAATCAATGAAAGCACGCGAAGTCAAGCGTGAGAAATTAGCAGACAAATTCTTCGCGAAACGCGCTGAACTGAAAGCGATCATTTCTGATGTGAACGCCTCCGACGAAGATCGTTGGAACGCTGTTCTCAAGCTGCAGAGTCTGCCGCGTGATTCCAGCCCGTCTCGTCAGCGTAACCGCTGCCGTCAAACAGGTCGTCCGCATGGTTTCCTGCGGAAGTTCGGGTTGAGCCGTATCAAGGTCCGTGAAGCCGCCATGCGCGGTGAAATTCCGGGTCTGAAAAAGGCTAGCTGGTAATTGTCACCAATTGAATCACGGGAGTAAAGACAGATGAGCATGCAAGATCCGATCGCGGATATGCTGACCCGTATCCGTAACGGTCAGGCCGCGAACAAAGTTGCGGTCACCATGCCTTCCTCCAAGCTGAAAGTGGCAATCGCCAACGTGCTGAAGGAAGAAGGTTATATTGAAGATTTCAAAATCGAAGGCGACATCAAGCCGGAACTGGAACTGACTCTTAAGTATTTCCAGGGTAAAGCTGTGGTAGAAAGCATTCAACGTGTTAGCCGTCCAGGCCTGCGCATCTATAAGAAAAAAGATGAGCTGCCGAAGGTAATGGCTGGACTGGGTATTGCTGTTGTTTCTACCTCTAAAGGTGTTATGACTGATCGTGCAGCGCGCCAGGCTGGTCTTGGTGGCGAAATTATCTGCTACGTAGCTTAATCGGAGGAAAAAATGTCTCGTGTTGCTAA
The sequence above is a segment of the Mixta intestinalis genome. Coding sequences within it:
- the rpsJ gene encoding 30S ribosomal protein S10, with the translated sequence MQNQRIRIRLKAFDHRLIDQSTAEIVETAKRTGAQVRGPIPLPTRKERFTVLISPHVNKDARDQYEIRTHKRLVDIVEPTEKTVDALMRLDLAAGVDVQISLG
- the rplC gene encoding 50S ribosomal protein L3 — its product is MIGLVGKKVGMTRIFTEDGVSIPVTVIEVEANRVTQVKGLDSDGYRAIQVTTGTKKANRVTKPEAGHFAKAGVEAGRGLWEFRTAEGEEYTVGQDISVEIFADVKKVDVTGTSKGKGFAGTVKRWNFRTQDATHGNSLSHRVPGSIGQNQTPGKVFKGKKMAGQLGNERVTVQSLDVVRVDAERNLLLVKGAVPGATGSDLIVKPAVKA
- the rplD gene encoding 50S ribosomal protein L4, whose translation is MELVMKDAQSALTVSETTFGRDFNEALVHQVVVAYAAGARQGTRAQKTRAEVTGSGKKPWRQKGTGRARSGSVKSPIWRSGGVTFAAKPQDHSQKVNKKMYRGALKSILSELVRQERLIVVEKFSVEAPKTKLLVQKLKDMALEDVLIITGELDENLFLAARNLYKVDVRDAAGIDPVSLIAFDKVVMTADAVKQVEEMLA
- the rplW gene encoding 50S ribosomal protein L23, which produces MIREERLLKVLRAPHVSEKASTAMEKTNTIVLKVAKDASKAEIKAAVQKLFEVEVEDVNTLIVKGKVKRHGQRIGRRSDWKKAYVTLKEGQNLDFVGGAE
- the rplB gene encoding 50S ribosomal protein L2 encodes the protein MAIVKCKPTSPGRRHVVKVVNPELHKGKPFAPLLEKNSKSGGRNNNGRITTRHIGGGHKQAYRLVDFKRNKDGIPAVVERLEYDPNRSANIALVLYKDGERRYILAPKGLKAGDQIQSGVDAAIKAGNALPMRNIPVGSTVHNVEMKPGKGGQIARSAGAYVQIVAREGSYVTLRLRSGEMRKVEADCRATLGEVGNAEHMLRVLGKAGAARWRGVRPTVRGTAMNPVDHPHGGGEGRNFGKHPVTPWGVQTKGKKTRSNKRTDKFIVRRRSK
- the rpsS gene encoding 30S ribosomal protein S19, which translates into the protein MPRSLKKGPFIDLHLLKKVEKAVESGDKKPLRTWSRRSTIFPNMIGLTIAVHNGRQHVPVFVSDEMVGHKLGEFAPTRTYRGHAADKKAKKR
- the rplV gene encoding 50S ribosomal protein L22; the encoded protein is METIAQHRHARSSAQKVRLVADLIRGKKVSQALDILTYTNKKAAVLVKKVLESAIANAEHNDGADIDDLKVAKIFVDEGPSMKRIMPRAKGRADRILKRTSHITVVVSDR
- the rpsC gene encoding 30S ribosomal protein S3, with amino-acid sequence MGQKVHPNGIRLGIVKPWNSTWFANTKEFADNLDSDFKVRQFLTKELAKASVSRIVIERPAKSIRVTIHTARPGIVIGKKGEDVEKLRTVVANIAGVPAQINIAEVRKPELDAKLVADSITSQLERRVMFRRAMKRAVQNAMRLGAKGIKVEVSGRLGGAEIARTEWYREGRVPLHTLRADIDYNTSEAHTTYGVIGVKVWIFKGEILGGMAAVEQPEKPAAQPKKQQRKGRK
- the rplP gene encoding 50S ribosomal protein L16, whose translation is MLQPKRTKFRKVHKGRNRGLAAGTDVSFGTFGLKAVGRGRLTARQIEAARRAMTRAVKRQGKIWIRVFPDKPITEKPLEVRMGKGKGNVEYWVALIQPGKVLYEMDGVPEELAREAFKLAAAKLPIKTTFVTKTVM
- the rpmC gene encoding 50S ribosomal protein L29, which codes for MKAKELREKSIEELNTELLNLLREQFNLRMQAASGQLQQTHLLKNVRRDVARVKTLLNEKAGA
- the rpsQ gene encoding 30S ribosomal protein S17, with protein sequence MTDKIRTLQGRVVSDKMQKSAVVAIERFVKHPIYGKFIKRTTKLHIHDENNECGIGDVVEIRECRPLSKTKSWTLVRVVEKAVL
- the rplN gene encoding 50S ribosomal protein L14; the encoded protein is MIQEQTMLNVADNSGARRVMCIKVLGGSHRRYAGVGDIIKVTIKEAIPRGKVKKGDVLKAVVVRTRKGVRRPDGSVIRFDGNACVILNNNSEQPIGTRIFGPVTRELRNEKFMKIISLAPEVL
- the rplX gene encoding 50S ribosomal protein L24, producing MAAKIRRNDEVIVLTGKDKGKRGKVKNVLSSGKVIVEGINLVKKHQKPVPALNQPGGIVEKEAAIQVSNVAIFNAATGKADRVGFRFEDGKKVRFFKSNSETIK
- the rplE gene encoding 50S ribosomal protein L5 → MAKLHDYYKDEVVKKLMTEFGYNSVMQVPRVEKITLNMGVGEAIADKKLLDNAVADLAAISGQKPLVTKARKSVAGFKIRQGYPIGCKVTLRGERMWEFFERLVTIAVPRIRDFRGLSAKSFDGRGNYSMGVREQIIFPEIDYDKVDRVRGLDITITTTAKSDDEGRALLAAFDFPFRK
- the rpsN gene encoding 30S ribosomal protein S14, whose product is MAKQSMKAREVKREKLADKFFAKRAELKAIISDVNASDEDRWNAVLKLQSLPRDSSPSRQRNRCRQTGRPHGFLRKFGLSRIKVREAAMRGEIPGLKKASW
- the rpsH gene encoding 30S ribosomal protein S8 encodes the protein MSMQDPIADMLTRIRNGQAANKVAVTMPSSKLKVAIANVLKEEGYIEDFKIEGDIKPELELTLKYFQGKAVVESIQRVSRPGLRIYKKKDELPKVMAGLGIAVVSTSKGVMTDRAARQAGLGGEIICYVA